From the genome of Heliomicrobium undosum:
GGGTTCAAATCCCACCCACTCCGCCATGCATACCCTGGTAGTCGGCTTACTCGCCGCCTATCTTCTCGTCGGGGCGTAGCTCAGTTTGGTAGAGCGCTACCTTGGGGTGGTAGAGGCCGCACGTTCAAATCGTGTCGCTCCGACCATTGTTACCTTCATTCTCTCAAATTTGTACATGCGGTCGTGGCGGAATTGGCAGACGCGCTAGATTCAGGTTCTAGTGGTCGCAAGGCTGTGGAGGTTCAAGTCCTCTCGACCGCACCAAATGCGGAAGTAGCTCAGCGGTAGAGCATCGCCTTGCCAAGGCGAGGGTCGCGAGTTCGAATCTCGTCTTCCGCTCCATAGGCGCCCGTAGCTCAGCTGGATAGAGTAATTGACTACGAATCAAGAGGTCGGAGGTTCGAATCCTCCCGGGCGCGCCACTTTTGCCGCCGTAGCTCAGTCGGTAGAGCGTATCCTTGGTAAGGATAAGGTCACCGGTTCAATCCCGGTCGGTGGCTCCAGTTTCAAAACGAATGAACCTGTCGGTTAATCCCGGCAGGTTTTTTTCTTTTGTGACGACGCCTCCTTAAAAAAATGACACCAGGCTTGCGTTGGTAATAACACCGTGCTATACTATCACTAGTGCGTTTCCGACAGGGGAAGGAATCTTTGGCAGCCTTGGCGTCCAGCAACATCGATGCGGATTCTTGCAGTTTTCGAAGGAGTGGGTACCTAGCCCACTCTTTCCGTTTGTAAACCCCATCCCATCGAAACCCTCACAAGAATGGATCACTTTTATTCCGGTGAAACTATGGAGAATTCTGCAAGCAGCTACTGAAACAACTTTGACTGCACGAGAACCGTAAGGAGGATCACAATGTCCGGCAAGGTGCGTTTAGAAGACCGTGTAACCGCCTGGGCGACACCGATTGTAGAAGAACTCGGATTGGAACTGGTCGATGTCGAGTGGGTGAAGGAAGGAGGGAACTGGTACTTACGCATCTTTATCGATAAGGAGTCCGGCATCGAGATGGAGGACTGCCAGGAAGTCAGTCGGCGCATCGACGAGATCCTTGACCGGGAGGATCCCGTAGCCCATGGCTATTCGCTAGAGGTGTCTTCACCCGGGATCGATAGACCGTTGAAGTCGGACCGGGATTACGAGCGGTTTCAGGGAGAGACCGTCCGCATCACCACCTTTGCTCCGGTGAACGGCGCCAAGGAACATCTGGGCGAATTGGCCGGCAAAAACGAAACTTCTATCTTGATAATGCAAAATGACGAGGAGATGGCAATCCCGCTGACGCAGGTATCCTCTGTTCGTTTATATCCTGGCTTTTAACTGACAACTGAATTAGGAGGCATCTCGATGAATGTCGAATTTTTGACTGCCCTCAAAGATTTGGAGCGGGAGAAGGGGATATCGAAAGAGATATTGATCGAAGCCATTGAGGCTGCACTTATCTCCGCATATAAGAAAAACTTCGGCTCCTTGCAGAACGTTCGCGTCCATATCGACCGGTCGACGGGCGAATTCAAGGTCTACTCACGCAAGATGATCGTAGAGGAGTTCACCGATCCTCGCGTCGAGGTTTTACTGGCAGACGCGCAAAGGATCGACCCCAATTATCAGGTCAACGATGTGATTGAGTCAGAGGTCACTCCTCGGGAATTCGGACGCATCGCCGCCCAGACAGCCAAACAGGTGGTGGTCCAACGGATCCGGGAAGCGGAACGCGGCATGATTTACGAGGAATTCTCCAATCGCGAGGGCGATATTGTCACCGGGATCGTGCAACGAACAGAGAATAAAAACGTATTTGTTGATCTAGGCAAAGTCGAAGCGCTCTTGGCGCCATCGGAACAGATGAACGGCGAAACATACCGGCATAATGATCGGATCAAGGCGTACATCGTGGAAGTGAAAAAGACAACAAAGGGCCCGCAGGTCTTGATATCCCGGACCCATCCCGGACTGTTGAAACGGCTTTTCGAATTGGAAGTGCCCGAGATCCATGACGGCACGGTCGAGTTAAAAGCCGCGTCCCGGGAAGCTGGCGCCCGTTCCAAGATCGCTGTCTATTCCAAAGATGAAAATGTCGACCCTGTTGGCGCTTGTGTGGGTCCGAAAGGAATGCGGGTGCAAGCTGTCGTCAATGAACTCAAGGGCGAAAAAATCGATATCGTCAAGTGGAATCCCGACCCGGCCAAGTTTGTGGCCAACGCCCTCAGCCCGGCCAAAGTGGTCTCTGTAGACATCATCGAAGAAGACAAGGTGGCCCGCGTCGTCGTGCCTGACTATCAACTGTCCCTGGCGATCGGGAAGGAAGGGCAAAACGCCCGCTTGGCCGCCAAACTGACAGGCTGGAAAATCGATATCAAGAGTGAAAGCCAAGCCAAAACGGCAAAGGCAGCCTTCGTCGATTATGATGAAGACTATGATGCCGAATACGAGGACTTTGATGAACAGGCTGGCGAGAATTACGACGAAGCATACGATGATGCCTATGACGAAGAGTATGACGAGGCCTACGATGACAACTACGAGGGCTACGAGGAATACCCGGACGAATACGAAGAGGGTTATGAAGAAGAGGCTGACGATGCAAAAATTCCTCAGGATCCTCCTGAGTTGACCATTGATAAAAAGCCAGGCGCCCCTACCCCTGGAGGGAAAAAATGAATCGCGTTCGTAAAATACCCCAACGGATGTGTGTTGGCTGCGGGGAGATGAGAGACAAGAAAGCGTTGATTCGCGTCGTCCGAACCCCTGAAGGTGCGATTCTTCTCGATCCGACTGGAAAAAAGTCGGGCCGGGGCGCCTATGTTTGTTCAAATACAGAATGCTTGACAAAGGCGATTAAGGCGAAGCGGATGGAAAAAGCGCTGCGCCAGCCCATATCGCCGGAGGTCGTGGAAACCCTGAAAGCGCAAATGGGAGAGGTTTGATGGTTACGGACAAGGTCCATGGATTGCTCGGTCTCGCTCGCCGGGCCGGAAAAATCGCCGCTGGAGACAGCGCGGTGGAAGCCAACCTGAAAAAGCAAAAGGTCTTCCTCCTGCTCTTCACGGAAGACGCCTCCGCTGGTGTCGTCCAGAAGTACAGTCACTGGTGTGGGGACCTGGGGATTCCGACGGCCACCTATGGTCAGAAAGAGACGATAGGCCAGGCAATCGGTCTTTCGCCTCGGACGTTGGTTGCCGTTCTCGATGAGGGTTTTGCCGGGGCAATTCATAAGGCGTTACACGAAACCACAGCCGAATCCAGCCAAATATCGCGGAGGTGACAGAATGGTCAAAAAACGAGTTTTTGAATTGGCCCGGGATTTGGGTGTTGAGAGCAAGACTCTTTTGTCCAAATTCAATGAGTTGGGTATTGATGTGAAGAATAATTTGAGCACCATTGAAGACGGTGATGTCGAGAAGATAATGCCGCTGTTCAAAGGCAAGGGCTCGGCTTCTGCCCGTTCTGGTGAAGAGCAACATAAGACGGCTCCGAAAGAGGAGGCGCTGAGAACACCGGCAGAAAACCGCCGTCCCGAAGGCCATTCCACCCGACCTGAAGGACAGAGGGGTGGAGACGTCAGACCAACCCGCCCGGAAGGACAGCGACCGGAAGGTCAACGTCCGGAAGGACAGCGCGGTGAAGCCGGTCCTCGTCCGCCCCGTCCCGAGGGACAGCGCGGCGAAGGCGGCCCCCGTCCGCCCCGTCCGGAAGGTCAACGCGGCGAAGGCGGCCCCCGTCCGCCCCGTCCGGAAGGTCAACGCGGCGAAGGCGGCCCCCGTCCGCCTCGTCCGGAAGGTCAACGCGGCGAAGGCGGTCCCCGTCCGCCCCGTCCCGAGGGCCAACGCGGTGAAGGCGGTCCTCGTCCGCCCCGCCCGGAGGGCCAGCGCGTTGAAGGCGGTCCTCGTCCGCCCCGCCCGGAAGGCCAGCGCGTTGAAGGCGGCCCTCGTCCGCCCCGTCCGGAAGGCCAGCGTTTTGACGGCCCCCGTCCGCCCCGTCCGGAAGGCCAGCGTTTCGACGGCCCCCGCCCGCCCCGTCCCGAAGGCCAACGCAGTGAAGGCGGCCCCCGTCCGGAGGGCCAGCGTTTTGATGGTCCCCGCCCGCCTCGTCCGGAAGGCCAGCGTTTCGACGGTCCCCGCCCGCCCCGTCCGGAAGGCCAGCGTTTCGACGGTCCCCGTCCGCCCCGTCCCGAAGGGCAGCGTTTTGACGGCCCGCGTCCGCCCCGTCCCGAAGGCAGCTTCGGCGGTCCCCGCCCTGGCGGCCCCGGCATGGGTCAAGGCGGTCCCCGTCCGCAAGGCGGTTTTGGCGGCCCCCGTCCCGGTGGCCCCGGCATGGGTCAAGGCGGTCCCCGTCCGCAAGGTGGCTTTGGCGGACCTCGTCCTGGCGGCCCTGGCATGGGTCCCGGCGGTCCGCGCCCAGGTGGCGGTTTTGGGGGTCCCCGTCCCGGCGGCGGTCGCCCCGGTGGACCTGGCGGCCCTGGCGGCCCCGGACGTCCGCCCATGGGTCAGGGCCGTCCCGGCGGCGGCGGCGGCCGGCCGATCCCCAAGTCGGCTATCCCCAAGCCTCCCGAAACGACGGAAGCGCCGAAAAAAGATGGCCGTCAGCGCCACGCCAACCACAAGGTGCAGCCCAAAGAACATGATCACCGCTATGAAGACCGTCCCGGCGCGAAACTGATCCATCCACGCAACCAGCCCAAAGGTAAAAAGGGCATGCGCCAGATGGAGGCGGAAGCGCCGAAGCATATCCTCATCGACGAATCGGTAACCGTGCTCGAACTCTCCCAAGCCATGGGCAAGACGGTGACCGACATCATCAAAAAGCTCATGCAACTGGGCGTATTGGCTACGATCAACCAGGAGATAGACTCCGATACGGCCTCCATCCTCGCCGCCGATTGGGGCATCACCGTCGAGGTCAGAAAATCGGTTACCGCCGAGGAAATCCTCGCCGAGGAACCGGAAGAGACTGATGAGAATCTGATTCATCGCCCGCCAGTCGTCACGGTCATGGGCCACGTCGACCACGGCAAAACGTCGCTGCTCGACGCTATCCGTGAGACCAATGTCATCGCCTCGGAAGCCGGCGGCATCACCCAGCACATCGGCGCTTATCAGGTTGAGATCGACGGCAAGAAAATCACCTTCCTTGATACGCCCGGCCACGAAGCCTTTACGGCCATGCGCGCCCGCGGCGCCCAGGTGACCGATATCGCCATCCTGGTCGTTGCCGCTGATGACGGCGTCATGCCCCAGACGGTGGAAGCGATCAACCATGCCAAAGCAGCCGGTGTGCCCATCGTCGTCGCCATCAACAAGATCGACAAGCCTGACGCCACCCCCGACCGGGTGAAGCAGGAACTGACCGAATACGGACTCGTCGTCGAGGAGTGGGGCGGTGACACGATCACTGTTCCCGTCTCCGCTAAAGCCCGCCAGAACATCGATCAACTGCTCGAGATGATCCTGCTGGTGGCCGAAGTCCAGGACCTGAAGGCCAACCCCGAACGGGCGGCCCGGGGCACCGTGATCGAAGCCCAACTGGACAAGGGACGGGGGCCTGTGGCCACTGTGCTCGTCCAGAAAGGCACCCTCAACATCGGCGATGTCATCGTCGCCGGCACGGCCGCAGGGAAGGTCAGGGCCATGATCGACGACAAAGGTCGCCGGGTGAAAAGAGCAGAACCGTCCATGCCTGTCGAGGTGCTCGGTCTTTCCGACGTTCCCCAGGCAGGGGACACCTTTAGCGTGGTGACCGAGGATAAACTGGCCAAACAGGTCATTTCCGAACGGGTCAACAAGCGCAAAGAAGAGGAACAGAAGCGGACCTCCAAGGTCTCCCTCGATGATCTGTTCAAACAGATTAAAGAAGGCCAGGTCAAGGACCTGAACGTCATCGTCAAAGCTGACGTGCAGGGCTCTGTCGAGGCTTTGAAGGGC
Proteins encoded in this window:
- the nusA gene encoding transcription termination factor NusA; translated protein: MNVEFLTALKDLEREKGISKEILIEAIEAALISAYKKNFGSLQNVRVHIDRSTGEFKVYSRKMIVEEFTDPRVEVLLADAQRIDPNYQVNDVIESEVTPREFGRIAAQTAKQVVVQRIREAERGMIYEEFSNREGDIVTGIVQRTENKNVFVDLGKVEALLAPSEQMNGETYRHNDRIKAYIVEVKKTTKGPQVLISRTHPGLLKRLFELEVPEIHDGTVELKAASREAGARSKIAVYSKDENVDPVGACVGPKGMRVQAVVNELKGEKIDIVKWNPDPAKFVANALSPAKVVSVDIIEEDKVARVVVPDYQLSLAIGKEGQNARLAAKLTGWKIDIKSESQAKTAKAAFVDYDEDYDAEYEDFDEQAGENYDEAYDDAYDEEYDEAYDDNYEGYEEYPDEYEEGYEEEADDAKIPQDPPELTIDKKPGAPTPGGKK
- a CDS encoding ribosome maturation factor RimP, encoding MSGKVRLEDRVTAWATPIVEELGLELVDVEWVKEGGNWYLRIFIDKESGIEMEDCQEVSRRIDEILDREDPVAHGYSLEVSSPGIDRPLKSDRDYERFQGETVRITTFAPVNGAKEHLGELAGKNETSILIMQNDEEMAIPLTQVSSVRLYPGF
- a CDS encoding L7Ae/L30e/S12e/Gadd45 family ribosomal protein yields the protein MVTDKVHGLLGLARRAGKIAAGDSAVEANLKKQKVFLLLFTEDASAGVVQKYSHWCGDLGIPTATYGQKETIGQAIGLSPRTLVAVLDEGFAGAIHKALHETTAESSQISRR
- the rnpM gene encoding RNase P modulator RnpM, which produces MNRVRKIPQRMCVGCGEMRDKKALIRVVRTPEGAILLDPTGKKSGRGAYVCSNTECLTKAIKAKRMEKALRQPISPEVVETLKAQMGEV